One Notolabrus celidotus isolate fNotCel1 chromosome 16, fNotCel1.pri, whole genome shotgun sequence DNA window includes the following coding sequences:
- the cratb gene encoding carnitine O-acetyltransferase b, with amino-acid sequence MILRKLRAGSCRSWLSRVSMRQDLCCFSSSVTPQPVPPLAQTLQGYLKALEPLLPPEEISHTRKMVQEFGRPGGLGAKLQEGLEKRARHTKNWISPWWVQWAYLESRQPLPVHSNPAISLPRRDYNGWRSQLVFASKLIAAVLDFKAKINTGQLPVEYMREKPLCMELYPLLFSSCRIPGPKHDYIAHYGRSRRSPTHITVVRNYQFFQLEVYNSDGSRMTESQIHSQLLRIRSQSWKTDKEPMGILTSEHRHTWGAAYNRLLRDKLNKESVRMIESGLFNLCLDSPVMRISDEKYASRKAAQVLHGGGTFSNSGNRWFDKTLQFVVGEDGSWGLLYEQATAEGPPVATLLHHILDYCEKPDPKRAPLVPLPMPKKLYFHIDREIKRDIEHAKQNLDILINDLDVNVFNFKRYGKELPKQHEMSPNSFIQVALQLAYYRVHSEVCTTCGIVSQRMFRGGRTEYVRSPTNQTLKFILSFDDPALSREAKVQLFKEAVDAYSALTAQSLKGHGIESHLLGLKLQAIEEGMSIPKIFMDTAYGLATHWKLRTGQVPANTDSVMCFGPLVPDGYAICYNPQADHVHFSITAFNCCEETHAETLAVTLRDTLCQLQELLQPTV; translated from the exons ATGATTTTGAGGAAATTACGCGCAGGATCGTGCAGATCATGGCTGTCTCGG GTTTCCATGAGGCAGGACCTGtgctgcttctcctcctctgtgacccCTCAGCCGGTACCACCTCTTGCCCAGACCTTGCAGGGCTACCTAAAGGCCCTTGAGCCCCTGCTGCCCCCTGAGGAGATCAGCCACACCCGGAAGATGGTGCAGGAGTTCGGCAGGCCAGGGGGGCTTGGTGCGAAGCTGCAGGAGGGGCTGGAGAAGAGAGCCAGACACACCAAGAactgg ATCTCTCCTTGGTGGGTGCAGTGGGCATACTTGGAGAGCAGACAGCCACTTCCTGTGCACTCTAACCCGGCCATCTCTCTGCCCAGGAGAGATTATAACGGCTGGAGGAGCCAGCTAGT GTTTGCATCCAAACTGATCGCAGCAGTTCTggacttcaaagcaaaaatcAACAC TGGCCAGCTGCCGGTGGAGTACATGCGAGAGAAGCCTCTGTGCATGGAGCTCTACCcgctcctcttctcctcctgcaggatccCTGGCCCCAAACACGACTACATCGCTCACTACGGACGCTCCAGACGTTCACCGACTCACATCACGGTCGTCAGGAACTACCAG tTCTTCCAGCTGGAGGTTTACAACAGCGATGGCTCTCGGATGACGGAGAGTCAGATCCACTCACAGCTGCTGAGGATCCGCTCTCAGTCCTGGAAGACAGACAAAGAGCCGATGGGCATCCTGACCAGCGAGCACCGTCACACCTGGGGGGCGGCCTACAACCGGCTGCTCAGAG ATAAACTGAACAAGGAGTCTGTGCGGATGATTGAGTCGGGACTTTTCAACCTGTGTCTGGACTCTCCGGTCATGAGGATATCAGATGAgaa GTATGCCAGCCGTAAAGCAGCCCAGGTTCTTCACGGAGGCGGGACATTCTCCAACAGCGGCAACCGCTGGTTTGATAAAACGCTGCAG tTTGTGGTGGGCGAGGACGGCTCATGGGGTCTTCTGTACGAACAAGCCACAGCTGAGGGCCCGCCTGTAGCTACACTGCTGCATCATATCCTGGACTACTG TGAGAAGCCGGACCCAAAGAGAGCTCCTCTGGTCCCTCTGCCTATGCCCAAGAAGCTCTACTTCCACATAGACCGAGAAATTAAGAGAGACATCGAGCACGCCAAGCAGAACCTGGACAT aCTAATCAACGACCTTGATGTCAACGTGTTCAACTTCAAGAGGTACGGCAAAGAGCTCCCCAAGCAGCACGAGATGAGTCCAAACTCCTTCATCCAGGTGGCTCTGCAGCTCGCCTACTACAG AGTGCACAGTGAGGTCTGTACTACCTGTGGTATCGTCTCCCAGCGGATGTTTcgaggagggaggacagagtACGTCCGCTCGCCCACAAATCAGACACTCAAGTTTATTCTCTCCTTTGATGACCCTGCTTTATCG CGGGAAGCAAAGGTGCAGCTGTTCAAAGAAGCTGTCGATGCATATTCAGCTCTGACTGCTCAG TCACTTAAAGGCCATGGCATTGAGAGCCACCTGCTGGGGCTGAAGCTGCAGGCCATCGAGGAAGGAATGAGCATTCCCAAGATCTTCATGGACACAGCTTACGGCCTGGCAACACACTGGAAGCTCCGCACGGGACAG GTGCCTGCCAACACCGACAGTGTGATGTGTTTTGGGCCCCTTGTTCCTGACGGTTACGCCATCTGCTACAACCCGCAGGCTGACCACGTCCACTTCTCCATCACCGCATTCAACTGCTGCGAGGAGACGCATGCAGAGACATTAGCCGTCACCCTGAGGGACACCCTGTGTCAGCTacaggagctgctgcagcctACTGTGTAG
- the nrm gene encoding nurim: MLIEMASATVRDWALCTVSLLNFAFVFISGADFIRFLSFRAIYHNITGDTTLCQDSIPWSVALQDSSVLRSLVVDVGLLALFTTQHSLLAWSPVKQALQSVLGALNRTAYCFTTALALQVLMRYWEPVTGAPCLWSVRHAPWSIWFPLLCFTLHFLCWAIIFSILMIFDYPELMGIKQVYYQCLGLGDPLSHKSPRAQRLLSHLRHPVCLELGVVLWLLPCLSLDRLLLAGTLSTYLALAHSLDKQDLAYLCTQYNSKVQLLSEPQQGSADATDRDSGNHKEK, translated from the exons atgctgATTGAAATGGCGTCAGCCACGGTTCGGGACTGGGCTCTGTGCACCGTCTCGCTGCTTAACTTTGCGTTTGTTTTTATATCCGGTGCAGACTTCATTCGGTTCCTTTCATTTCGAGCAATTTATCACAACATCACTGGGGACACGACACTGTGCCAAG ATTCCATCCCGTGGTCCGTGGCCCTGCAGGACAGCTCTGTCCTCAGGTCTCTTGTCGTGGATGTGGGCCTGCTGGCTCTCTTCACCACACAGCACAGTCTGCTGGCCTGGTCTCCTGTCAAACAGGCCCTGCAGTCAGTGCTGGGGGCCCTGAACAGGACAGCATACTGCTTCACAACTGCACTGGCCCTTCAG GTTTTGATGCGATACTGGGAGCCTGTGACCGGCGCCCCCTGTCTGTGGTCAGTACGTCATGCACCCTGGAGTATCTGGTTTCCTCTGCTGTGCTTCACTCTGCACTTCCTCTGCTGGGCCATCATCTTCAGCATCCTTATGATCTTTGATTACCCTGAACTGATGGGCATCAAGCAG gtGTATTATCAGTGTCTCGGTTTGGGGGATCCCTTGTCCCACAAGTCGCCCCGTGCTCAGCGCCTCTTGTCTCACCTTCGTCACCCGGTGTGTTTGGAGCTGGGCGTCGTGCTGTGGCTCTTGCCCTGTTTGTCCCTGGACAGGCTCCTGCTGGCAGGGACTCTGTCAACCTACCTGGCCCTGGCTCACTCTCTGGACAAACAGGATTTAGCGTATCTTTGTACTCAGTACAACAGCAAGGTGCAGCTCTTAAGCGAGCCGCAGCAGGGCAGCGCTGACGCAACAGATCGGGACTCAGGCAACCACAAGGAAAAGTGA
- the ppp1r18 gene encoding uncharacterized protein ppp1r18 yields the protein MSVASLPEWKQLLLEKKRREEEERERREKEEEAKFANMPAWKRGIIQRRKAKQDNLSDKEKDRDICLLQVDARSPTDCLSDTDSFITVNFGSELSLSPDPGQWLDADIKSLSQVSVETIVPFHENLFIRTQSAKRKGRDAEAGVDPDVKEREKDKTSPKSQEGESGRGRDIEIKIERFRDLSEGREVDRSRDRSRDRSQGREQEKTKEGWEKDKSQWKESGKDQTKEQELLKARKEETETDPQSTSSSLVPCLRTIRADNIIIIEQERKGTEERRGRWREAESERPEEDHQGKRGMKMNLREILSGGGCVTEIRASEVLIIKPSVSPEERSPGGGGGGGKSSGREDGEMKGGVDGRRESMCREFRTDMSWLREKEKERPWGHATVIKDDRKDCDDNLFVERGGRVSQLLSKFGEHPKPPSRSKSSDNFLRPGRRKLSDEDDQQSEERKADGRNALSKGVPKRSFSFSDRVLSAKENGLDDNGHHERKTRERIHSDKSSPVLVDLTGTEIKLGYALFLDKGQRRKDRDRHFKNLEEKGGPTQRKNDSDILKHKSDFKKVELFDTRAAEKDSDVDGDQGFTAASVRNTEGISFARRIPIRQDGKARADRDTKQLTGPKSSERGQSVGKDSEMERQTEKVSDFLREEGCESMTQTESEQKSHVAASAELVGLGHTQHRHESAFKECSSLLCATSEKARDSQTGPEWSGSGPQASGLSHNVLSKQTEELISKIEKIGDTTVYHSEKGERACKAAYDVSKECKQEGQTFSDNDSEGPAHNLTPRSTKRIPPMGIPPSPLEIQIPRSVFYVAQEMEEKKKTEGQSDEGKDWEAGKGVERRDSWRIGKPLSRIESLREKIRQRELETLRQKAAEDGGGGEDTEKKAAAGDSHDVKGTEIEKEREGAACMRKRPVEAEKGQEDAAAQTSMTACDVKQEVAVLKTSPQLPVSVPHSQAVRAEEVTSGYATAATGGISDSLKTAEDEDEPLKHGEEQLRHHRSQPENKEKEKKEEEKELSEGKAEDYPLPLDSGQPLSSLSPHPNSLAAMSRIYNLETVGSRSGLCLRERTVEIQSVHLVKVRPLISNAQQSDSKESTGDDSCGVQTIQQQIGQFQLKEQEALKSGTTANNPHDVRGTKGQQSSRGVLKHLVKDNAKTQEKEQETSEPNPKVLPQRACSPSSRLKPSSQTITHNPSLLRSQSPDSLLKSSNCTPTPTCSPSSSSPSQSPGISPCTTPSPTLFSIRSASGGQVKRGATITISPRKPTAVAGSTPGPTTAGSTAPTAEPGKKKYPTVEEIEVIGGYQNLDKSCLVKMRGTPKRGKVCFDEDQLEQLCEYPSETFMLASTPFPHDLWRTERPQSEEAQEEEAEVEVSKGTRSVGISTGRGLRVDESCPR from the exons ATGTCTGTCGCCTCTCTGCCGGAATGGAAGCAACTCCTGctggagaaaaagaggagagaggaggaggagcgcgagaggagagaaaaagaggaagaggcgAAGTTTGCCAATATGCCTGCCTGGAAGCGAGGGATCATCCAGAGGAGGAAGGCAAAGCAGGACAATTTGAGCGACAAAGAGAAGGACAGAGACATCTGTCTGCTGCAGGTGGATGCCAGATCTCCTACTGACTGTCTGAGTGACACAGACAGCTTCATCACAGTCAATTTTGGGAGTGAGCTGTCACTTAGTCCAGATCCAGGGCAATGGCTGGATGCAGACATCAAATCACTGAGTCAGGTGTCTGTAGAAACTATAGTTCCCTTCCATGAAAACCTGTTCATACGTACGCAGAGTGCAAAGAGAAAGGGGAGGGATGCAGAAGCAGGGGTCGACCCAGACGTtaaggagagggagaaagacaaaacaagccCCAAGAGTCAAGAAGGAGAgtcaggaagaggaagagatatAGAGATAAAAATAGAGAGATTCAGAGATTTAAGTGAGGGACGGGAGGTAGACAGGAGCCGGGACAGGAGCCGAGACAGGAGTCAGGGAAGAGAGCAGGAGAAGACCAAGGAAGGATGGGAGAAAGATAAAAGTCAGTGGAAAGAGTCGGGGAAAGATCAAACCAAGGAGCAAGAATTACTCAAAGCTCgaaaagaggaaacagaaacagatccaCAGTCCACTTCATCCTCACTTGTCCCCTGTCTTCGAACCATCCGAGCtgacaacatcatcatcatcgagcaggagaggaaaggcactgaggagaggaggggcagatggagggaggcagagagcgAGAGACCCGAGGAGGACCACCAGGgcaagagagggatgaagatgAACCTGAGGGAGATCCTGTCAGGAGGAGGATGTGTCACCGAGATCAGAGCGTCCGAGGTTCTGATCATAAAGCCCTCAGTGAGCCCTGAAGAGAGgagtccaggaggaggaggaggagggggtaaaAGTTCAGGCAGAGAGGATGGGGAGATGAAGGGTGGTGTggatggaaggagggagagcATGTGCCGCGAGTTCAGAACAGACATGTCCTGGCTacgagagaaggagaaagaaagaccGTGGGGCCATGCGACTGTAATCAAAGACGACAGGAAGGACTGTGATGACAACTTGTTTGttgaaagaggagggagggtcaGCCAGCTGCTGAGCAAATTCGGAGAGCATCCCAAGCCCCCGTCTCGATCTAAAAGCTCTGATAATTTCCTCCGGCCTGGAAGAAGAAAACTGTCAGATGAGGATGACCAGCAGTCTGAGGAGAGGAAGGCAGACGGGAGGAATGCTTTGTCGAAAGGTGTCCCCAAACGCTCTTTTAGCTTTTCTGATCGTGTCCTCTCGGCTAAGGAGAATGGTTTGGATGACAATGGACATCATGAGAGAAAAACACGAGAGAGGATACATTCAGACAAGAGCTCACCAGTGTTGGTAGACTTAACAGGGACAGAGATCAAACTGGGGTACGCACTTTTTTTAGATAAAGGCCAGCGTAGAAAAGACCGGGACAGGCATTTTAAAAACCTAGAGGAAAAGGGGGGtcccacacagagaaaaaatgaCTCAGATATCTTAAAACACAAGAGTGACTTCAAGAAGGTGGAGCTTTTTGACACAAGGGCTGCTGAAAAAGATAGTGATGTAGATGGGGATCAGGGGTTCACCGCGGCGTCTgtcagaaacacagagggaatcTCATTTGCTAGAAGAATACCAATCAGGCAGGATGGGAAAGCaagagctgacagagacacGAAGCAACTCACAGGTCCGAAGAGTTCAGAGAGGGGGCAGAGTGTTGGAAAAGATTCAGAGATGGAAAGACAGACTGAAAAGGTGTCAGATTTTCTGAGAGAAGAGGGGTGTGAAAGCATGACCCAAACTGAAAGTGAGCAAAAGAGTCATGTTGCTGCGTCTGCAGAGCTGGTCGGTCTAGGTCACACTCAACACAGACATGAATCAGCTTTTAAAGAGTGTTCGAGTCTACTCTGCGCTACTTCAGAGAAGGCAAGAGACTCCCAAACAGGGCCAGAGTGGAGCGGGTCAGGACCACAAGCATCTGGTCTTTCACACAATGTTCTgtccaaacaaacagaggagctTATCAGTAAGATAGAGAAAATAGGAGACACAACTGTTTATCACAGCGAGAAAGGAGAACGGGCTTGTAAGGCTGCTTATGACGTGTCAAAAGAGTGCAAACAGGAAGGGCAAACATTCAGTGATAATGACTCTGAGGGCCCTGCTCATAATCTAACCCCCAGATCTACTAAAAGGATTCCACCCATGGGGATCCCTCCAAGTCCCCTTGAGATTCAAATCCCCAGGAGTGTGTTTTATGTTGCCCAAGAaatggaagagaaaaaaaagactgaggGTCAAAGCGATGAGGGGAAGGACTGGGAGGCAGGTAAAGGAGTTGAGAGGAGGGATAGCTGGAGGATTGGGAAACCCCTCAGTCGCATCGAGTCCCTGCGTGAGAAAATCAGACAAAGAGAGCTGGAGACGCTGAGacaaaaagcagcagaagatggaggtggaggtgaagaCACAGAGAAGAAAGCCGCTGCTGGGGACAGTCATGATGTGAAGGGAACTGAGatcgagaaagagagagaaggcgCAGCTTGTATGCGGAAGAGGCCTGTCGAGGCAGAGAAGGGACAGGAAGATGCAGCAGCGCAGACATCCATGACGGCATGTGACGTCAAACAGGAAGTCGCTGTGTTGAAAACCAGCCCtcaacttcctgtttctgtcccACACTCACAAGCTGTCAGAGCAGAGGAAGTAACAAGCGGGTATGCTACTGCTGCCACCGGAGGTATCTCTGACAGCCTCAAGACAGCTGAAGATGAGGACGAGCCCttaaaacatggagaggaacAGCTGAGGCACCACAGGAGCCAACCggagaacaaagagaaagaaaagaaggaggaggaaaaggagctCTCTGAAGGGAAAGCAGAGGATTACCCATTGCCTCTGGATTCTGGACAACCACTCTCATCTTTGTCACCTCATCCCAACTCTCTCGCAGCCATGAGCCGGATCTACAACCTGGAAACAGTCGGCTCAAGGTCCGGCTTGTGTCTTAGGGAGAGGACTGTAGAGATCCAATCAGTGCACCTTGTGAAAGTGAGGCCCCTCATTTCAAACGCACAGCAGTCAGACAGCAAGGAATCAACAGGTGATGACAGTTGTGGGGTTCAGACAATCCAACAACAGATAGGGCAGTTTCAGCTGAAAGAACAGGAAGCGCTGAAGTCTGGCACAACAGCAAATAATCCTCATGATGTCAGAGGGACAAAGGGGCAGCAAAGCTCAAGAGGAGTGTTGAAGCACCTTGTAAAAGACAATGCCAAGACTCAGGAGAAAGAACAAGAAACGTCCGAGCCTAACCCCAAAGTGTTGCCTCAGCGTGCTTGTTCTCCATCATCTCGGCTCAAACCGTCCAGCCAAACCATAACGCACAACCCATCACTCCTCCGGAGCCAATCCCCCGACAGCCTCTTGAAATCCTCTAATTGCACCCCAACCCCAACCTGCTCCCCGAGCTCCTCATCTCCTTCCCAGTCTCCCGGAATCTCTCCATGTACCACCCCGTCTCCCACACTCTTCTCCATCAGGAGTGCCTCTGGTGGCCAAGTGAAGAGAGGTGCCACCATCACGATATCTCCAAGAAAACCTACTGCAGTGGCGGGGTCCACGCCTGGGCCCACCACAGCAGGGTCCACTGCCCCAACAGCCGAGCCAGGAAAAAAGAAGTACCCCACTGTGGAGGAGATTGAGGTGATTGGTGGATATCAGAATCTGGACAAGTCCTGTCTGGTCAAAATGAGAGGAACCCCAAAAAGG ggaaaggtgtgttttgatgaGGACCAGCTGGAGCAGCTGTGTGAGTACCCGTCAGAGACCTTCATGCTGGCGAGTACCCCCTTCCCTCATGACCTGTGGAGGACTGAGAGGCCGCAGAGTGAGGAGGCGCAGGAGGAAGAAGCAGAAGTGGAGGTGTCAAAAGGCACAAGGAGCGTGGGGATTTCTACAGGACGGGGTCTACGAGTTG ATGAGTCTTGTCCTCGGTAG